In the Desulfobulbaceae bacterium DB1 genome, TGCGTGGTGACCTGCGGATCCTGACGCAACCGGTTGTCGACCGCCCGGACAGGCTCATTGTCCTTCTTGACCGGGAAACAGTCGGCCGGTTGCAGGGGGAAAAAATGATGCGCCATGTGGCGAAAACCGTGACCTTCTCTTTGCCGCCGGTCATCCTGGAAGATGATGTGGACTTTTACCGGCAGGTGGTGCGGGAACTTGTGCAAAAGGGCTACCGTTCCTGGATGATAAGCCATATCGGCCAATTGCAGCTTTTTCCCTCGACCGGGAAAAATTCCCGTGAAGGGGGGCGGCGGCCTTTGCATCAGGGACCGGCCCTGGTGGGGGACTATACCCTGAATGTGCTGAATTCCCTGACCATGCAATTTTTGCGGGAAAGCGGGATTGCCGCGGTTCAGATCTCCATTGAAACAGACCGGGATAATCTGCAGAAGATCTGTGAAAGGAAAAAGAAGGGTGGGGCGGGACTGACCGTTTTCGGCCGTCCGGCTCTTTTCACCGCCCGGCTTCATCCTGATTTCTTTCAGTTCAACAAGACCTTTGTCAGCCCCAAGGGTGAACGCTTCTCCCTCCAGCAGAAATGGGGGCAGACCCTGGCCTTGCCTGATAAGCCTTTTTCTCTGCTTGGGCAACTGGCGGAATTGAAAAATTCCGGGCTTGATTTCGTCGTTATCGACCTTGCCAATGTTTCCTTTCACAAAAAGGAAATGGCCGCCCTGCGCCGCACCCTTTCCGCCCGCGCCAAGAGCCGCTCCCAGGATAGTTTCAATTATTTCCGCACGCTTCAGTAAGTGGTCGGTTTGGGAACAAATCGAAGCAAGGGCGGCTGTGGAATGAAACGTATAATCGCGACGAGTACAGACTGTAAAAATAAATCTGTTTCCTTTTCCTTTTGCGGTCCGGTGAAATGAATCGTTGGGCTTTTTCTTCGGGCTTGCGAGGGCATTTTCCAGAGCCAAGGCTTTTTTCATGTCGAAGCCCAAGTCCGCCGCGCTCGCCTTGTCCGCGCCCGAAGCCAAAGGACCTCTTAAAACTCATTAACTCAAATCCATGCTAGTGCGGCAGAAACGAGGGTGTAAAATAGTTTGTGTAAATGGCTATGACTGAGTAAGTCAAAAAACTACCCTTTAAAAAGGAGCTCATATGGCCATTGATAAAGAAATTTTGGATCGTTTACTTGCCGACTACAATTACCAGAAGCCCGAAGAACTGATCGGTGAAAACGGGCTGCTCAAGCAGCTCACCAAGGCCTTACTGGAGCGGGCGTTACAGGCGGAAATGACCGTCCACCTGGGCCACGAAAAACATGGAACCATCGTCACCAAAGGCGGTAATGCCCGAAATGGTAACTCTGCAAAGACCATCAAGGGCGACTTCGGTAAAATGCCGATTGAGGTCCCGCGCGACCGCGACAGCAGTTTCGATCCGGTCATCATTCCCAAAGGGCAAACCCGCTTTCCCGGCTTTGACGACAAGATTATCTCTCTCTACTCCCGAGGGATGACTACCAGGGAGATTCAGGGGCACTTGGAAGACATTTACGGAGTTGATGTCTCTCCCACCCTGATTTCAACGGTCACCGATGCCGTTGCTGACGAGGTTAAAGTTTGGCAAAATCGCCCGTTGGACCCCATTTATCCCATTGTTTACATGGACGCTATCCGGGTTAAGGTGCGCGACAATGGGCATGTTAAGAACAAGGCGGTCTATCTGGCTATTGGCATCACCATGGACGGCGTCAAGGATGTCCTGGGAATGTGGGTTGCCGAAAACGAGGGCGCCAAGTTCTGGTTGCAGGTAGTGACTGAGCTAAGAAACCGTGGCGTGCAGGATATTTTCATTGCCTGCGTCGATGGCCTCAAGGGTTTTCCTGAAGCCATTGAGACGGTTTTCCCCTTCACCCAGGTCCAGCTCTGTCTCGTCCACATGGTGCGCAATTCCCTGAAATATGTCTCA is a window encoding:
- a CDS encoding IS256 family transposase, producing the protein MAIDKEILDRLLADYNYQKPEELIGENGLLKQLTKALLERALQAEMTVHLGHEKHGTIVTKGGNARNGNSAKTIKGDFGKMPIEVPRDRDSSFDPVIIPKGQTRFPGFDDKIISLYSRGMTTREIQGHLEDIYGVDVSPTLISTVTDAVADEVKVWQNRPLDPIYPIVYMDAIRVKVRDNGHVKNKAVYLAIGITMDGVKDVLGMWVAENEGAKFWLQVVTELRNRGVQDIFIACVDGLKGFPEAIETVFPFTQVQLCLVHMVRNSLKYVSWKQRKEVAADLKAIYQSPTAEQAEMELMTFEEKWDKTHPSIGQSWRRNWERITPFFAYSPEIRKVIYTTNAIESLNMSLRKVTKNRGSFPNDESMLKLLYMALNNIAKKWTMPIRDWKAALNRFSILFGDRMPAY